A portion of the Stigmatella aurantiaca DW4/3-1 genome contains these proteins:
- a CDS encoding AgmX/PglI C-terminal domain-containing protein gives MGRFFVAAVWLASTAVLAQDEPGAKPARKAAPKPREVLDVTKLPFTPDSIQQVIAYHREKIQACYEDTLVEQDKKVEGKLMTSFTISAVGMVRNAKVLKKGTTLKDPGLHDCVVAVLTAMTFPKPPDGRDYPIEYPFNLKAIE, from the coding sequence ATGGGCCGGTTTTTCGTCGCGGCGGTGTGGCTGGCATCCACGGCGGTGCTCGCGCAGGACGAGCCTGGGGCCAAGCCCGCCCGGAAGGCCGCCCCCAAGCCCCGCGAGGTGCTGGACGTGACCAAGCTGCCCTTCACGCCCGACTCCATCCAGCAGGTCATCGCGTACCACCGGGAGAAGATCCAGGCCTGCTACGAGGACACGCTGGTGGAGCAGGACAAGAAGGTGGAGGGCAAGCTGATGACCTCCTTCACCATCTCCGCGGTGGGCATGGTGAGGAACGCGAAGGTGCTGAAGAAGGGCACCACGCTGAAGGACCCCGGGCTGCATGACTGCGTGGTGGCGGTGCTCACGGCGATGACGTTCCCCAAGCCCCCGGACGGCCGCGATTACCCCATCGAGTACCCTTTCAACCTCAAGGCCATCGAGTAG
- a CDS encoding acyl-CoA dehydrogenase: protein MNFELTDIQRETQRMCREFAARELIPNARKWDETHAWPTEAVKKLAELSLLGVAVPEQYGGAGLDNVCYAIAMEEISRGCASTGVIMSVNNSLYCDPVSKYGNEEQKKEFLTPFASGEKLGCFGLTEPEAGSDAAAQQTVAVRRGDEYVINGSKNWITNGPKADAIVLFTMTNKEAGNKGITAFIVPTNTPGFIRAEPDKKMGISAAHSCSMFFEDMRVPAKYLLGKEGEGFKVAMSTLDGGRIGIAAQALGIARAAFEEAVRYSGERKTFGKPIREHQAIQFMLADMATEIDAARLLVHQAALLKDKGVRHSMESAMAKLYASEMASRVANKALQVHGGMGYSKEMDAERHVRDARITEIYEGTSEIQRIVISANLLKE from the coding sequence ATGAACTTCGAGCTGACCGACATCCAGCGGGAAACCCAGCGGATGTGCCGTGAGTTCGCCGCGCGCGAGCTCATTCCCAACGCCCGGAAGTGGGACGAGACCCACGCGTGGCCCACCGAGGCGGTGAAGAAGCTGGCCGAGCTGTCGCTCTTGGGGGTGGCGGTGCCCGAGCAGTATGGCGGCGCCGGGCTGGACAACGTCTGCTACGCCATCGCCATGGAGGAGATCAGCCGTGGCTGCGCCTCCACCGGCGTCATCATGAGCGTGAACAACTCGCTCTACTGCGATCCGGTGTCGAAGTACGGCAACGAGGAGCAGAAGAAGGAGTTCCTCACCCCGTTCGCCAGCGGCGAGAAGCTCGGCTGCTTCGGCCTCACCGAGCCCGAGGCGGGCAGCGACGCGGCGGCCCAGCAGACGGTCGCGGTGCGCCGGGGCGACGAGTACGTCATCAACGGCTCGAAGAACTGGATCACCAACGGCCCCAAGGCGGACGCCATCGTGCTGTTCACGATGACGAACAAGGAGGCGGGCAACAAGGGCATCACCGCCTTCATCGTGCCCACGAACACGCCGGGCTTCATCCGGGCCGAGCCTGACAAGAAGATGGGCATCAGCGCGGCGCACTCCTGCTCCATGTTCTTCGAGGACATGCGCGTGCCGGCCAAGTACCTCCTGGGCAAGGAGGGCGAGGGCTTCAAGGTCGCCATGAGCACGCTGGACGGCGGCCGGATCGGCATCGCCGCGCAGGCGCTGGGCATCGCCCGGGCCGCGTTCGAGGAGGCGGTGCGCTACTCGGGCGAGCGCAAGACGTTCGGCAAGCCCATCCGGGAGCACCAGGCCATCCAGTTCATGCTGGCGGACATGGCCACGGAGATCGACGCGGCGCGCCTGCTGGTGCACCAGGCGGCATTGCTCAAGGACAAGGGCGTGCGCCACTCCATGGAGAGCGCCATGGCGAAGCTGTACGCCAGCGAGATGGCCAGCCGCGTGGCCAACAAGGCCCTCCAGGTGCACGGCGGCATGGGTTACAGCAAGGAGATGGATGCCGAGCGCCACGTGCGAGACGCGCGCATCACCGAAATCTACGAGGGGACGAGCGAGATCCAGCGCATCGTCATCTCGGCCAACCTGCTGAAGGAGTAA
- a CDS encoding enoyl-CoA hydratase-related protein: MVYDNIRLEKQGAIATLTIDRPKALNALNTQTFLEMESALRSLGTDTRVLIVTGGGEKAFVAGADIAEMATIGSERAREFAALGQRVMGMLEHLGCPTIAAVNGFALGGGCELALACDLIYASEKAKLGVPEVTLGVIPGFGGTQRLTRLVGKMRAKELVFTGSHVTAAQAKEYGLVLDVLPPEKLMEHCLAVAGKLLKNGPLALAQAKRVIEFGADQDLRTANELESQGFGVLFGTEDQREGMKAFLEKRPAAFSGK; encoded by the coding sequence ATGGTCTACGACAACATCCGGCTGGAGAAGCAGGGCGCGATCGCGACCCTCACGATTGATCGGCCCAAGGCGCTCAACGCGCTCAACACCCAGACGTTCCTCGAGATGGAGTCCGCGCTCCGGTCGCTGGGCACGGACACCCGCGTCCTCATCGTCACGGGCGGGGGCGAGAAGGCCTTCGTGGCCGGCGCGGACATCGCCGAGATGGCCACCATCGGCTCGGAGCGGGCCCGCGAGTTCGCTGCCCTGGGCCAGCGGGTCATGGGCATGCTGGAGCACCTGGGCTGCCCCACCATCGCGGCGGTGAATGGCTTCGCGCTCGGCGGGGGCTGCGAGCTGGCCCTGGCGTGCGATCTCATCTACGCCTCGGAGAAGGCAAAGCTGGGGGTGCCCGAGGTGACACTCGGCGTCATCCCGGGCTTCGGCGGCACGCAGCGGCTCACGCGGCTGGTGGGGAAGATGCGCGCCAAGGAGCTCGTCTTCACGGGCAGTCACGTGACGGCGGCCCAGGCCAAGGAGTACGGGCTGGTGCTGGACGTCCTGCCCCCGGAGAAGCTGATGGAGCACTGCCTCGCGGTGGCCGGCAAGCTCCTCAAGAACGGCCCGCTGGCGCTCGCCCAGGCCAAGCGCGTCATCGAGTTCGGCGCGGACCAGGATCTGCGCACCGCCAACGAGCTGGAGAGCCAGGGCTTCGGCGTCCTCTTCGGCACCGAGGACCAGCGCGAGGGCATGAAGGCCTTCCTGGAGAAGCGTCCCGCTGCCTTCTCGGGCAAGTGA
- a CDS encoding 3-hydroxyacyl-CoA dehydrogenase family protein, with protein sequence MATEHTEHVVVVGAGQMGAGIAQVALQTGLRVTLVDVSEEGLAKGAGRIRAGLAKLVEKGKLEDAKRKAAEANLATATRLSEVKEVDFAVEAATENEELKKRIFQELDGVVKPGGVLATNTSSIPITRIGAVTKRPESVIGMHFMNPVPVMQLVEIIRGAATSDATYEATRALAVRMGKTTVVSRDMPGFIVNRILIPMLNEACFALMEGLGTAEDIDTAMKLGTNQPMGPLQLADFIGLDTCLSIAEVLHKGLGDDKYRPCPLLRQYVDAGWYGKKSGRGFYKY encoded by the coding sequence ATGGCAACCGAGCACACCGAGCATGTGGTCGTCGTCGGGGCAGGGCAGATGGGCGCGGGCATCGCGCAGGTCGCGCTCCAGACGGGGTTGCGCGTCACGCTGGTGGATGTCTCCGAAGAGGGGCTCGCCAAGGGCGCGGGCCGCATCCGCGCGGGCCTGGCGAAGCTGGTGGAGAAGGGCAAGCTGGAGGATGCCAAGCGCAAGGCCGCCGAGGCGAACCTCGCCACCGCCACGCGCCTCTCCGAGGTGAAGGAGGTGGACTTCGCCGTGGAGGCCGCGACGGAGAACGAAGAGCTCAAGAAGCGCATCTTCCAGGAGCTGGACGGGGTGGTGAAACCGGGCGGCGTGCTGGCCACCAACACCTCGTCGATCCCCATCACCCGCATCGGCGCGGTGACGAAGCGGCCCGAGTCGGTGATCGGCATGCACTTCATGAACCCGGTGCCGGTGATGCAGCTCGTGGAGATCATCCGGGGCGCGGCGACCTCGGACGCCACCTACGAGGCGACGCGGGCCCTGGCCGTGCGCATGGGCAAGACGACGGTGGTGTCCCGGGACATGCCGGGCTTCATCGTCAACCGCATCCTCATCCCCATGCTGAACGAGGCGTGCTTCGCGCTGATGGAGGGGTTGGGGACGGCGGAGGACATCGACACGGCGATGAAGCTGGGCACCAACCAGCCCATGGGCCCGCTGCAACTGGCGGACTTCATCGGCCTGGACACGTGCCTGTCCATCGCCGAGGTGCTTCACAAGGGGCTGGGCGATGACAAGTACCGCCCGTGCCCGCTGCTGCGGCAATACGTGGATGCCGGCTGGTACGGCAAGAAGAGCGGCCGCGGCTTCTACAAGTACTGA
- the apbC gene encoding iron-sulfur cluster carrier protein ApbC: MSVSERDILAAMSKVVDPELHVDLVKAGMVKDIRISGDAVKLKIELTTPACPMKGKIQADTEAALKAVPGLKSFELEWGAQVRATGGGVGQGQGQALLPGVKNIILVGAGKGGVGKSTVAVNLATALARHGAKVGLLDADFYGPSVPLMTGITEKPVSPDGKTLTPMSKYGLKIMSIGFLVEPDQALIWRGPMLHGALMQLVRDVNWGELDYLILDLPPGTGDVALSLSQSVRAAGAVLVTTPQDVALADVVRAKSMFDKVHIPVLGIVENMSQFICPNCSHATNIFHRGGGRKAAEMFSIPFLGEVPLELKVRESGDAGVPVVAGAPDSREAQAFLEIARNVAGRVSAQSVRSIPLPVMQAR; encoded by the coding sequence ATGAGCGTTTCCGAGCGCGACATCCTCGCGGCGATGTCCAAGGTGGTGGATCCCGAGTTGCACGTGGATCTGGTGAAGGCGGGGATGGTGAAGGACATCCGCATCAGTGGCGATGCGGTGAAACTGAAGATCGAACTGACCACGCCCGCCTGTCCCATGAAGGGGAAGATCCAGGCGGACACCGAGGCGGCGCTCAAGGCCGTGCCCGGGCTGAAGTCCTTCGAGCTGGAGTGGGGCGCCCAGGTGCGTGCCACCGGGGGAGGCGTGGGGCAGGGGCAGGGGCAGGCGCTGCTGCCGGGCGTGAAGAACATCATCCTGGTGGGCGCGGGCAAGGGCGGGGTGGGCAAGAGCACCGTGGCGGTGAACCTGGCCACGGCGCTGGCGCGGCACGGGGCCAAGGTGGGCCTGCTGGACGCGGACTTCTACGGGCCCTCCGTCCCCCTGATGACGGGCATCACCGAGAAGCCAGTGAGCCCGGACGGCAAGACGCTCACCCCCATGAGCAAGTATGGGCTGAAGATCATGTCCATCGGCTTCCTCGTGGAGCCGGACCAGGCGCTCATCTGGCGCGGCCCCATGCTGCACGGCGCGCTGATGCAGCTCGTGCGGGACGTGAACTGGGGCGAGCTGGACTACCTCATCCTGGACCTGCCGCCGGGCACGGGCGACGTGGCGCTGTCGCTCTCCCAGTCGGTCCGGGCCGCCGGGGCGGTGCTCGTGACGACGCCGCAGGACGTGGCGCTGGCCGATGTGGTGCGCGCCAAGAGCATGTTCGACAAGGTTCACATCCCGGTGCTCGGCATCGTGGAGAACATGAGCCAGTTCATCTGCCCGAACTGCTCGCACGCGACGAACATCTTCCACCGGGGCGGCGGCCGGAAGGCGGCCGAGATGTTCAGCATCCCGTTCCTGGGCGAGGTGCCGCTGGAGCTGAAGGTGCGCGAGTCCGGGGACGCGGGGGTGCCGGTGGTGGCCGGAGCGCCGGACAGCCGCGAGGCCCAGGCGTTCCTGGAGATTGCCCGCAACGTGGCCGGGCGCGTCTCCGCGCAGAGTGTCCGCTCGATTCCGCTGCCGGTGATGCAAGCCCGCTAA
- the ubiE gene encoding bifunctional demethylmenaquinone methyltransferase/2-methoxy-6-polyprenyl-1,4-benzoquinol methylase UbiE — MNPSPPPVTPQPPGPQGSGQMFDQIAPRYDLLNRMMSLGIDQSWRRKTVKALELKPGYRVLDLATGTGDLALKVLKHHPEGTVVGLDPSEGMMEIGRKKVAEEGLSAKCELKLGDAQSLPFEDQSFDGICMAFGIRNVPDRPRALREMARVTRPGGRIAILELSEPRNGLLSPLLRFQIRKVVPWLGAQLSGSGEYRYLQESIAAFPQPEAFADIMRESGLEVLQVHRLTLGVCCLFVAQPRVN, encoded by the coding sequence ATGAATCCCTCTCCCCCACCTGTGACGCCGCAGCCGCCGGGCCCCCAGGGCTCTGGACAGATGTTCGACCAGATCGCCCCCCGCTACGATCTGCTGAACCGGATGATGTCGCTCGGCATCGACCAGAGCTGGCGCCGCAAGACGGTGAAGGCGCTGGAGTTGAAGCCGGGCTACCGGGTGCTGGACCTGGCCACCGGGACGGGAGACCTGGCGCTCAAGGTATTGAAACACCACCCCGAGGGAACGGTGGTGGGCCTGGACCCCTCCGAGGGCATGATGGAGATTGGCCGGAAGAAGGTGGCCGAGGAGGGGCTGTCGGCCAAGTGCGAGCTGAAGCTGGGAGATGCCCAGTCGCTGCCCTTCGAGGACCAGAGCTTCGATGGCATCTGCATGGCGTTCGGCATCCGCAACGTGCCCGACCGGCCGCGGGCCTTGCGCGAGATGGCGCGCGTCACGCGCCCGGGTGGCCGCATCGCCATCCTGGAGTTGTCCGAGCCCCGGAACGGACTGCTGAGCCCCTTGCTCCGCTTCCAGATCCGCAAGGTCGTGCCCTGGCTCGGCGCCCAGCTCTCCGGCTCCGGCGAGTACCGCTACCTCCAGGAGTCCATCGCCGCCTTCCCCCAGCCCGAGGCCTTCGCGGACATCATGCGCGAGTCGGGCCTGGAGGTCCTCCAGGTGCACCGGCTGACCCTGGGCGTGTGCTGCCTCTTCGTGGCCCAACCCCGCGTGAACTGA
- a CDS encoding isochorismate synthase, protein MARVGTAVAGASPGTSSSLSIDAPALAGQERWVGGMLYLAAVDPLAGVDVLGEPSLYWDSPQMREVVAGWGEAGAMVAGSAQEAREVLRLLSSAATVRWAGEVPASLPGPWFGGMRFAAEGKDEGWGPFGFGRWTLPERMVWREGDRLAAAAFVPEGPGAEEQVRALLVGLGANFPAGPLPSRRTAQALRVSSSRLDFERSVERATETIAQGRLQKVVLARAVEIEGERPFAPVDVLARLREQNPRCTTFLFRASDGTAFLGATPETLCRWEGRELRTEALAGTAPVAQAQELSGRDKERREHHAVVRYLLEVLGPLAERIDADEVPTLLTLKNMVHLRTSVRAQLREGVGVADLVAAMHPTPAVGGTPSAMALAFLLEHEGLDRGWYAAPVGWVGPGRAHQVVALRSARVKGSKARLFVGAGIVAGSNAQAEWRETELKSLTMVRALGGTEG, encoded by the coding sequence ATGGCGAGGGTAGGAACCGCAGTGGCCGGAGCGTCTCCTGGAACATCCTCCTCTCTTTCGATCGATGCGCCCGCGCTGGCTGGGCAAGAGCGTTGGGTGGGCGGGATGCTCTACCTGGCGGCGGTGGATCCCCTCGCCGGGGTGGACGTGCTGGGCGAGCCGTCGCTGTATTGGGACTCCCCCCAGATGCGGGAGGTGGTCGCGGGCTGGGGCGAGGCGGGGGCCATGGTGGCCGGCAGCGCCCAGGAGGCGCGGGAGGTGCTGCGGCTCCTGTCTTCCGCGGCCACGGTGCGGTGGGCGGGCGAGGTGCCCGCGTCGCTTCCCGGGCCGTGGTTCGGGGGCATGCGCTTCGCGGCGGAAGGCAAGGATGAGGGATGGGGCCCGTTTGGTTTCGGGCGCTGGACGCTGCCGGAGCGGATGGTGTGGCGTGAGGGAGACCGGTTGGCGGCGGCCGCCTTCGTCCCCGAGGGGCCTGGTGCGGAGGAGCAGGTCCGGGCGCTGCTGGTAGGCCTCGGGGCAAACTTTCCCGCGGGTCCCCTGCCCTCGCGGCGCACGGCCCAGGCGCTGCGCGTGTCTTCGTCCCGGCTGGACTTCGAGCGGAGCGTGGAGCGGGCCACGGAGACCATCGCCCAGGGGCGCTTGCAGAAGGTGGTGCTGGCCCGGGCGGTGGAGATCGAGGGCGAGCGCCCGTTCGCGCCGGTGGACGTGCTGGCCCGGCTGCGCGAGCAGAACCCCCGGTGCACCACGTTTCTCTTCCGGGCCTCGGATGGGACGGCCTTCCTGGGCGCCACGCCGGAGACGCTGTGCCGGTGGGAGGGACGGGAGCTGCGCACGGAGGCGCTCGCGGGGACGGCGCCGGTGGCGCAAGCCCAGGAGCTGAGCGGGCGTGACAAGGAGCGGCGCGAGCACCACGCGGTGGTGCGCTACCTGCTGGAGGTGCTGGGGCCCCTGGCCGAGCGCATCGACGCGGATGAAGTCCCCACGCTGCTGACGCTGAAGAACATGGTGCACCTGCGCACGAGCGTCCGGGCCCAGTTGCGCGAGGGGGTCGGGGTGGCCGATCTGGTGGCGGCGATGCACCCCACGCCGGCCGTGGGCGGGACGCCCAGCGCGATGGCGTTGGCGTTCCTCCTCGAGCACGAGGGGCTGGACCGGGGCTGGTACGCCGCGCCCGTGGGGTGGGTGGGCCCGGGGCGAGCCCATCAGGTGGTGGCGCTGCGCTCCGCCCGGGTGAAGGGGTCCAAGGCCCGGCTCTTCGTGGGCGCGGGCATCGTTGCCGGCTCCAATGCCCAGGCGGAGTGGCGGGAGACCGAGCTGAAGAGCCTCACGATGGTGAGGGCCCTCGGCGGTACGGAGGGCTGA
- the sppA gene encoding signal peptide peptidase SppA → MVRLVFVALANLLLLIRTLLGLPFRLLASRHRPTYVRFRLSGDLAYRERRRSRWRWGLRGVAPEPATVSSLESFREALGLLAKDPRVQGILLELEGLAVSSAKKDELVKQLMAFRSAGKRVVGWAVSVDNLGFQVLCAADEVLLAPAGRVDLVGYAAEATALGEGLARVGIQAHFVRRGAYKTAPELFTHERVSDIQQQTLEAFLDERYAELVNAIAGGRKRSPEEARALIDAGPYSAQRAVAAGLVDALCSEAELPARLTPRPPEERKKDEEEPEEPLEAMESWLAALPFPPVKWRPLRRRPKLGLISLSGMIVPGRGSSGPIGPKTAGSDAVVKAVRAAGRDKRAKAVVLYINSPGGSALASELILEAIQRVARKKPVIAYVDQVAASGGYMAALGAQEIWSSPHAVVGSIGVFAGKFEASGLMAHLGIHRTLLTRGENAGIFSVSRGFTPHERASLEAEVEETYQAFLAHVAKARRRTTEEIHARGEGRVYSGTRGLAAGLVDRVGSFEEACRYALERAGVKTERFELALYGGAERRVSLLQLLLSGARTHLYAFCPTAWALTEQGGLEPRDRFD, encoded by the coding sequence ATGGTGCGCCTCGTCTTCGTCGCCCTCGCCAACCTGTTGCTGCTGATACGGACGCTGCTCGGATTGCCTTTCCGCCTGTTGGCCTCCCGGCACCGCCCTACCTATGTGCGCTTCCGTCTCTCCGGAGACCTGGCCTACCGCGAGCGCCGCCGCTCCCGGTGGCGCTGGGGGCTGAGGGGCGTTGCCCCCGAGCCCGCGACGGTCTCCTCGCTGGAGTCCTTCCGGGAGGCGCTCGGCCTGCTGGCCAAGGACCCCCGCGTGCAGGGCATCCTGCTGGAACTGGAAGGGCTCGCCGTGTCGTCCGCCAAGAAGGACGAGTTGGTGAAGCAGCTCATGGCCTTCCGCTCGGCGGGCAAGCGGGTGGTGGGCTGGGCGGTCAGCGTGGACAACCTGGGGTTCCAGGTGCTTTGCGCGGCGGACGAGGTGTTGCTGGCCCCCGCGGGCCGGGTGGACCTGGTGGGCTACGCGGCGGAGGCCACGGCGCTGGGCGAGGGGCTGGCGCGCGTGGGCATCCAGGCGCACTTCGTGAGGCGCGGTGCTTACAAGACGGCCCCCGAGCTGTTCACCCACGAGCGGGTCTCGGACATCCAACAGCAGACGCTGGAGGCCTTTCTCGACGAGCGGTACGCGGAGCTGGTGAACGCGATCGCCGGGGGACGCAAGCGCTCGCCCGAGGAGGCAAGGGCGCTGATCGACGCGGGCCCCTACAGCGCCCAGCGCGCGGTGGCCGCGGGGCTGGTGGACGCGCTGTGCTCCGAGGCGGAGCTGCCGGCGCGGCTGACCCCCCGTCCCCCGGAGGAGCGAAAGAAGGACGAGGAGGAGCCCGAGGAGCCCCTGGAGGCCATGGAGAGCTGGCTGGCGGCGCTGCCGTTCCCGCCCGTGAAGTGGCGGCCGTTGCGCCGCCGGCCGAAGCTCGGCCTCATCTCCCTGTCGGGGATGATCGTCCCCGGGCGAGGCTCCAGCGGCCCCATCGGCCCCAAGACGGCGGGCTCGGACGCGGTGGTGAAGGCGGTGCGCGCCGCGGGACGCGACAAGCGCGCCAAGGCGGTGGTGCTCTACATCAACAGCCCGGGGGGCTCGGCGCTCGCCTCGGAGCTCATCCTGGAGGCCATCCAGCGCGTGGCGCGCAAGAAGCCCGTGATTGCCTATGTGGATCAGGTGGCCGCCAGTGGCGGCTACATGGCGGCGCTGGGGGCCCAGGAGATCTGGTCCTCGCCCCACGCGGTGGTGGGGTCCATCGGCGTCTTCGCCGGCAAGTTCGAGGCCTCCGGCCTGATGGCGCACCTGGGCATCCACCGCACGCTGCTCACGCGAGGGGAGAACGCGGGCATCTTCTCGGTGTCACGCGGCTTCACCCCCCACGAGCGCGCCTCGCTGGAGGCGGAGGTGGAGGAGACGTACCAGGCTTTCCTGGCCCACGTGGCCAAGGCGCGCCGCCGGACGACGGAGGAGATCCACGCGCGGGGGGAGGGGCGCGTCTACTCGGGCACCCGCGGGCTGGCCGCGGGGCTGGTGGACCGCGTGGGCAGCTTCGAGGAGGCGTGCCGGTATGCGCTGGAGCGGGCCGGGGTGAAGACGGAGCGCTTCGAGCTGGCCCTTTATGGAGGCGCGGAGCGCCGGGTCTCGCTCCTCCAATTGTTGCTGAGTGGCGCGCGCACGCACCTCTACGCCTTTTGTCCGACCGCCTGGGCTCTCACGGAACAGGGGGGCCTGGAGCCCCGCGATCGGTTCGACTGA
- the rtcA gene encoding RNA 3'-terminal phosphate cyclase, producing MTGTDRSGEGLVLLDGSESEAGGQILRSALALSLITGRPFHLTHLREHQEPPGLRPHHLACVRGAEAISASTSEEALVGSPELRFTPGPVRPGDYILEVGTAGGTPLVFQCLFFPLALMGGGTLTLRGGTHVAHGPSYPYLSSVWLPAMHAYGLNALLSLTHAGFYPEGGGEFQAQVLPPEPPPVLVDLPARGTLHDISVSTYVGGLPFALADRQSRAAEAALRERGLYCHTKNRPLPVTRSAGSVTFILAQFENTFAGFGALGERGQAPEDVGREAAERVTRFMESGGAIDEHLGDQLLLPAALLAAGRLGPVSPGTTRYTTAQVTEHLKAQVCVIERFLPVRVEVDVGGGVLVRPA from the coding sequence ATGACCGGCACCGACAGGTCCGGAGAAGGGCTGGTGCTGCTGGATGGGAGCGAAAGCGAGGCGGGAGGGCAGATCCTCCGCTCCGCGCTGGCCCTGTCGCTCATCACCGGCCGGCCGTTCCACCTCACCCACCTGCGCGAGCACCAGGAGCCGCCGGGGCTGCGTCCCCACCACCTGGCGTGCGTGCGCGGTGCCGAGGCCATCAGCGCCAGCACCAGCGAGGAGGCCCTCGTCGGCTCTCCGGAGCTGCGCTTCACCCCGGGGCCGGTGCGGCCTGGGGACTACATCCTGGAGGTGGGGACCGCCGGCGGCACGCCCCTGGTCTTTCAGTGTCTCTTCTTCCCGCTGGCGCTCATGGGCGGAGGCACGCTCACCCTGCGCGGGGGAACGCACGTGGCGCATGGGCCCAGCTACCCCTACCTCAGCAGCGTGTGGCTCCCGGCGATGCATGCCTATGGGCTGAACGCCTTGCTGAGCCTCACCCACGCGGGCTTCTATCCAGAAGGGGGCGGCGAGTTCCAAGCGCAGGTGCTCCCGCCCGAGCCGCCGCCGGTGCTCGTGGATCTGCCCGCGCGCGGCACGCTGCACGACATCTCCGTCAGCACCTATGTGGGGGGGCTGCCCTTTGCCCTGGCCGACCGGCAGTCCCGCGCCGCCGAGGCGGCCCTGCGGGAGCGGGGGCTCTACTGCCACACCAAGAACCGGCCCCTGCCCGTGACGCGCTCGGCCGGCAGCGTCACCTTCATCCTGGCGCAGTTCGAGAACACCTTCGCGGGCTTCGGGGCGCTGGGCGAGCGCGGCCAGGCGCCCGAGGATGTGGGGCGCGAGGCGGCCGAGCGGGTGACACGCTTCATGGAGTCTGGCGGTGCCATCGACGAGCACCTGGGCGATCAACTCCTGCTGCCCGCCGCGCTGCTGGCCGCGGGACGGTTGGGGCCAGTCTCCCCGGGCACCACCCGCTACACCACCGCCCAAGTCACGGAGCACCTGAAGGCCCAGGTGTGCGTCATCGAGCGCTTCCTGCCGGTGCGCGTGGAGGTGGACGTCGGCGGAGGGGTGTTGGTCCGCCCCGCCTGA